The sequence CAGCAGGTGCCTATTTATGTGCTTTATTGATGGAAGTAGCTTCTAAAGTTTAATTATTCCATAAGTTTATTGATATTTGCCCCGCTAAATTTCAACAATGAAGAGGATTTTGTTTGCACTGGTACTTGGTTTGATCATTGTTTCTTGTCAAAAGAATACAGAAAACACCATGGCCGTTTCAGGAAATATTAAAGGGTTAAAAAAAGGAACCTTGTTCCTGCAACACTTCAATGATTCGTCATTAGTGGTATTGGATTCGCTTGAAATTCAAGGAGATGGAAGTTTTTCTTTTTCCCATGAAGTAGAAAGTCCAGAAATTTTTTATCTCTACTTAGATAAAGCCGATAATAATGATGTTAACGATCGTATTACTTTTTTTGGTGAACCTGGGCAAATCACTATAAATACTTCTTGGAATACTTTTGAAACCAACGCAGAAGTCTCTGGTTCTAAAAGTCATGAAA is a genomic window of Flagellimonas sp. CMM7 containing:
- a CDS encoding DUF4369 domain-containing protein — protein: MKRILFALVLGLIIVSCQKNTENTMAVSGNIKGLKKGTLFLQHFNDSSLVVLDSLEIQGDGSFSFSHEVESPEIFYLYLDKADNNDVNDRITFFGEPGQITINTSWNTFETNAEVSGSKSHEKLAEFNGMLSNFNIKELELSQQSFLPEIQADSLALDSVQNLISQNILKRYRYTLNFGLNNSDSYVTPYAMLIGANEANPKYLDSIYNSLTPEVAASKYGKAFKEYLKK